ATGCAGCACCGCCAGCTCGGCCAGGATCGGCGCCAGCAGGTATTGGGCGAAGGAGGTGATGGAGCTGATGACCAGCGGCCCGCTGACATCGCCGTCCGCCTCGTTGATGTCGAGGCGGGCGCGCTCCAGCAGGCAGCGCAGCTCGCGCGCGTGCGCGGCCAGCCGCTGGCCGGTTTCGGTCAGCGCCACGCGGCGGGTGTTGCGCAGCACCAGCACGGAGCCCAGATCCTTTTCCAGCGCCTTGACCAGCTGGCTGACCCGGCTCTTGGTGCATTCGAGCTCTTCGGCGGCGGCGGTGAAGCTGCCGCGGCGGACCAGCGCGTCGAAGGCCAGCAATGCCTGGGCGTCGGGTAGATGGTTTGTTCTCATTTCATGAACAGTGTGTCATGCGGCATGCGGTTTTTCAATCCATCCTGCCCAGGTAGCATCGGATTCATATTCAAGATTGAACAATGGAGGCGGAAATGCGAACACTTTTGAACGCGCTCAGGCATTGGAGGGATTGGTGGTGGCAAGGCATGGCCATCCATGCCCGGCAAGCGTGCCGCGACGAGTCGGAAGCGTTGGACCGCATCCGGAATCTGACGGGAGAGCCGAAATGAGCAAGGAAGAAACCAGGGCCGTGGTATGGGGGTTTTTGACCGAAGTGCGTTCCGGGCGCCATCCGGACGCGGCGGGCCAATATCTGGCGGCCAGCGTGGCCGCGCACCAGCTGGAGTCGGAAAATCCGCGCGCGTTGACGCGCAGTCCGGCCAATTACGCCGAGCATGTGCGCGAATTCATGAGCCTGTTCGGCGACTTTGAATTGCGGATAGACGAGCTGCTGGCGGATGGCGACCGCGCTTACGCCCGCTGGACCCAGCTGGGCCGCCACCAGGGCGAGATAGACGGCCGTCCCGGCACCGGCAAGCCGCTGGCGCTGATCGACAGCGCCTGCTACCGGGTGGCGGACGGCAAGATCGTCGAATACTGGATACAGGCAGACAGACTGGGGCTGGAGCGGCAACTGGGCTGAGCGCGGCGCGCGGCGACGTTCGACAGCCGCCGCCGGATTCTGAAACAATGTCTCCCGCATAGGGCCGCGCAGACGGCCCGCCAACCGCATCGGGAGACATCTTGCCTTATCTCGCCCTGACGCTGGCCATGTTTCTGTGGTCCAGCGCCTTCATCGTTCTCAAATACGTGTTCCAGTATTACCACCCGCTGGCGGTGCTGTTCGCGCGGATGGCGATCGCCACCGTCTGCCTGCTGCCGCTGGCGATGAGCGGACGCGTCAGCTGGCGCTACCGCCGCGGCGACTGGCCCTGGCTGCTGGCGATGGGGCTGTGCGAGCCTTGTCTTTACTTTTTGTTCGAAGCCAATGCCCTGACCTATACCAGCGCCTCCCAGGCCGGGGTGATCACCGCCACGCTGCCGATGATGATGGCGATAGGCGCGACGCTGTTCCTGGGCGAGCGCCAGCCGCGCCAGGTGTGGCTGGGCATCGCGGTCTCCTTCGCCGGCGTGATCTGGCTGAGCATGGACAGCCAAGCCGGTCCGGGCGCGCCCCGGCCGCTGCTGGGCAACGCGCTGGAATTCTGCGCGATGATCTGCGCCAGCGGCTATGTGTTGATCGCCAAGCGGCTGTCGGCGCGCTATTCGCCGCTGGCGCTGACCGGCATCCAGACGCTGGCCGGCTGCGCCTGGTTCGGGGGGGCGATGCTGACGCCGTGGGGCGAGTGGCCGCCACGGCTGCTGCTGATGCCCAGCTTGTGGGTGCTTTACCTGGGGGCGGTCATCACCCTGGGCGCTTACGGCCTCTACACCTGGGCGGTGTCGCGGATTCCGGTGGCGAGGGCGGGGGCGTTCAACAATCTGATTCCGGTGTTCACCGTCGCCATGGCCTGGCTGCTGCTGGATGAGAAGCTGCAGCCCTGGCAAGGCGCGGCGGGCGCGCTGGTGTTCGCCGGCGTGTGGCTGAGCCAGCGGCGGCAGGCGTGAAACGCGGCTGGCGGCTTTCCCCGCCATGGTCGATGATGCAGAATAGAAACAATTGCGATTGACGTAAGGAATCGAGCATGAATCGTCGGCGGATGGGATCTTGCGTGGCGTTGCCCCTGTTGTTGCTGGCCGGCCAGGCTGCCGCTGCGGAAGACGCGCATGGCCAGGAGCAGGTGCAGCAGGTGATCAAGCTGCCGTTGAAGCTGAACAAGGAGCCGCAGGCCGGCGCCGAGCATGGCGCGTCGCCGGCGCCCAAGCCCGCAGAGGCGAAGCCGGCCGAGCACAAGCCAGCCGCGCCCGCTCCTGGCGGCGCCGAGGCCGGCAAGAAGCCGGAGCCGGCCAAGGCGGAGCAGAAGGAGCCGGAGAAAATGGCGCCGTCGGTGCCGATGGCCAGCCCGCCGCGCGATCTGAGCCAGCCCAGTCCCGAGGTGAGGGCGCCCGGCAGCAGGCCGCGCGTCGCGCATCGAGCCAAGCCCAAGCGCCACGCCAAGCCGGAGCCGGCGAAGGCAATGGGCGAGGCCGGCCAAGTCAAGAGCGTGGTGGGAGACATCCTCAAGGCCAATCAGACCTATATCGCCAAGCACTCCCCGGGCTATCTGCTGAAGCTGGGCGAGCGCGCACAGCCCAAGGCGACGGTTGTCACCTGCTCCAGTCCGGGCGGGCAGGTGGGCATGGCGGGCGGCGACGCCGATCTGTTCGTGATCAGCAATATGGGCAATCAGCTGGCCAGCTCCGAAGGATCGATCGAATACGGCGTCCGCAATCTGCGCACGCCGTTGCTGATGTTCGTCAGTCACACCGGCTGCGGCGCGATCAAGGCGGCGGCCGGCGATTACAGCAATCTGGGGCCGGCGGTGCAGAAGGAGCTCGAAAATATCGAGATTCCCAAGGGCATCGACGCCACCAACGGCGCGCTGATCAACATCAACAATCAGGTGGAAGGCGCCATCCTCAAGTTCTCCGGCGAGGTGGAGGCGGGCAGGCTGGCGGTGCTGGGCGGCTACTACGATTACAACAATGACCTGAAGCAGGGACGCGGCAAGCTGGTGATCACCAATATCAACGGCGAAACCGACCCGGCTCGCATCCGCGAGCTGACGCGGGGAGGCCGCTACTTCCACTACGCCTTTATGGGGCATTAAGTCCGCATCGGTAGCATCCACGTTACAGCGGTTTTCATCCGTACCCATATCAGAGCGCCGATGCGGCGCTCTTTTCATGGGAAAAGTGCGAATTGTTTGGCCATGCGCAAAAACGAATATCCGAAAATCGATTAGGATGGTCGTGAATCAAGCGAGCCGGGGGAAATGGCCCGAAAAGCCCCTGAATTTCATAAGGGTATAGTCCCCGGGATGTAATGGCTACGCTACAAAGGGTTTGATGGCGCCGTCATCGAAAAGCGGTGATGGATTGGGGTTTTAGCTATATTTTTTCGAATTCGAAAAATTTTTAGCGAAAACGAACATTCAAGCGCTCGGCAATTTCATTTGGTTCTTGGAGAGACAAAATGGCAGTCAGCAATCAAATCGAACTCGACGCCCTGGTGGCCCGCGTCAAGAAGGCTCAAATCGCCTTCGCACAGTTCACGCAAGAGCAGGTAGACCACATTTTCCGCTCGGCCGCGCTGGCCGCGGCCGACGCCCGCATCCCGCTGGCGCGCATGGCCGTCGCCGAGACCGGCATGGGCGTGATGGAAGACAAAGTGATTAAAAACCACTTCGCCTCCGAATACATCTACAACAAGTACAAGGATGAGAAGACCTGCGGCGTCTTGTCCGAGGACGACACCTTCGGCACCATCACCATCGCCGAGCCTATCGGCGTGCTCTGTGGCATCGTGCCCACCACCAACCCGACTTCCACCGCCATCTTCAAGGCGCTGATCTCGCTGAAGACCCGCAACGGCATCATCTTCTCGCCGCACCCGCGCGCGCGCCGCTCCACCTGCGAAGCCGCCCGCCTGGTGCTGGAAGCCGCCGTCGCCGCCGGCGCGCCGCAAGACATCATCGGCTGGATCGACGAGCCGTCGGTCGCGCTGTCCAACCAGCTGATGCACCACCCCGACATCAACCTGATCCTGGCCACCGGCGGCCCGGGCATGGTCAAGGCTGCTTACTCCTCCGGCAAGCCCGCCATCGGCGTGG
This genomic window from Chromobacterium phragmitis contains:
- a CDS encoding DMT family transporter; translation: MPYLALTLAMFLWSSAFIVLKYVFQYYHPLAVLFARMAIATVCLLPLAMSGRVSWRYRRGDWPWLLAMGLCEPCLYFLFEANALTYTSASQAGVITATLPMMMAIGATLFLGERQPRQVWLGIAVSFAGVIWLSMDSQAGPGAPRPLLGNALEFCAMICASGYVLIAKRLSARYSPLALTGIQTLAGCAWFGGAMLTPWGEWPPRLLLMPSLWVLYLGAVITLGAYGLYTWAVSRIPVARAGAFNNLIPVFTVAMAWLLLDEKLQPWQGAAGALVFAGVWLSQRRQA
- a CDS encoding ester cyclase — protein: MSKEETRAVVWGFLTEVRSGRHPDAAGQYLAASVAAHQLESENPRALTRSPANYAEHVREFMSLFGDFELRIDELLADGDRAYARWTQLGRHQGEIDGRPGTGKPLALIDSACYRVADGKIVEYWIQADRLGLERQLG
- a CDS encoding carbonic anhydrase, whose amino-acid sequence is MNRRRMGSCVALPLLLLAGQAAAAEDAHGQEQVQQVIKLPLKLNKEPQAGAEHGASPAPKPAEAKPAEHKPAAPAPGGAEAGKKPEPAKAEQKEPEKMAPSVPMASPPRDLSQPSPEVRAPGSRPRVAHRAKPKRHAKPEPAKAMGEAGQVKSVVGDILKANQTYIAKHSPGYLLKLGERAQPKATVVTCSSPGGQVGMAGGDADLFVISNMGNQLASSEGSIEYGVRNLRTPLLMFVSHTGCGAIKAAAGDYSNLGPAVQKELENIEIPKGIDATNGALININNQVEGAILKFSGEVEAGRLAVLGGYYDYNNDLKQGRGKLVITNINGETDPARIRELTRGGRYFHYAFMGH